A section of the Centroberyx gerrardi isolate f3 chromosome 8, fCenGer3.hap1.cur.20231027, whole genome shotgun sequence genome encodes:
- the fgf5 gene encoding fibroblast growth factor 5, which translates to MNVPFYLLTFAHLICAVAGAEFVSLEGQLLEEGISSGRRTCRLYCRVGIGFHLQIHPDGRVNGSHEPNQLSVLELFAVSQGVIGIKGVYSNRFLAMNKRGRLHATEWFTDDCKFRERFQENSYNTYASVIHMNHRTGREWFVALNKRGKAKMGSSPRVKSQHVSTHFLPRVNLHDKGERGFTITDRSKERRKTPPPPPPKPPAAKVGVPAGAAPRRAQVKYWPKYRFG; encoded by the exons ATGAATGTTCCTTTCTACCTTTTGACCTTCGCTCACTTGATTTGCGCCGTCGCCGGAGCAGAGTTCGTCTCTTTGGAGGGCCAACTTCTGGAGGAGGGGATCAGTTCGGGACGCAGGACTTGCAGGCTCTACTGTAGGGTTGGCATCGGCTTCCATCTCCAGATTCATCCCGACGGCAGAGTCAACGGCAGCCATGAGCCCAACCAGCTGA GTGTCCTGGAGCTCTTTGCGGTGTCTCAGGGGGTCATCGGCATCAAAGGGGTCTACAGCAACAGATTCCTGGCCATGAATAAAAGAGGACGGCTCCACGCCACT GAATGGTTCACGGACGACTGTAAGTTCAGGGAGCGTTTTCAGGAGAACAGCTACAACACGTACGCCTCAGTAATCCACATGAACCACAGGACTGGCCGCGAGTGGTTCGTGGCCCTCAACAAGAGGGGGAAAGCTAAAATGGGCTCCAGCCCGCGGGTCAAATCCCAACACGTCTCCACCCACTTCTTGCCCAGGGTCAACCTGCATGACAAGGGCGAGCGCGGCTTCACCATCACCGACAGGAGCAAGGAGAGACGGAAaaccccgccgccgccgccgcccaaACCTCCCGCGGCGAAGGTCGGCGTCCCTGCGGGCGCGGCGCCGAGACGGGCTCAAGTCAAGTACTGGCCCAAGTACCGATTCGGATAG